The Oleispira antarctica RB-8 genome contains the following window.
GAGTGTTCTTGAAAATCATAGAGCCTACTTTATGGTTTTTATATGGGTTGGTATATAGGGTAGTTATAAACTTATACGTTTTACTCAGCTTCAATACTTATGAGTAACGCCTGAATTTCAATCACTGGTTAGTACAGCTTAATACAACGCCCCGCATAATATTAAACAAAATCCAGTGACTACGTAGCAGCCACATTGGATTAAGTGTTTCCCATAATATCTAAGTACGAAGCAACCCCCTTACAATCGATTAGCGTTATTGCAACAGAGATTATCTTTATCGGAGTGTCGCCAGTGAGTCAGTTTAGTAAAGACAGCTCGTCGGGTATTGAACGAATCATTCAGGAATATGTACCGGGCAAGCAGGTTACTCTGGCGCATTTATTGGCAAATCCTACTGAAGAGTTATGTCACAAAGTGGGAGTCGAGCATGCAGAAGCGATAGGCATTCTTACACTTACCCCAGGTGAGACAGCCATTATTGCAGGTGATGTCGCTACCAAATTTGCGTCAGTAGAAATAGGTTTTTTAGATCGCTTTTCTGGAGCGCTGGTTGTGACAGGCTCGATTGGTGCTGTTGACGAAGCGTTAAGTTCGGTATTGGAAACACTAGAAACAGTATTGGGGTATCGCGTATGTCCAGCAACACGGACATAAAATCGCCAACTGAATCGAAAGCCTTGGCAGATTTTGTCTTGGTCGGTGAGGTTGGTTGCGGCAAAACCGCTTTGATGAAGGCGTTGCTGCAAAGTGACGGCGAGGTGCGTAAAACCCAAGCCGCTGAATATCACGAACACAATGTCATCGATACGCCAGGAGAGTTTATTGGTCGGCCTGCGTATTACGGTGCGTTACTGGCAACGGTTGTTGGGATTAGCACAATCGTCTATTTGCAGCCGGCTAATAGTAACGCCTTTTCTATGCCTTCTGGGCTATTGCTGGTCTACCCCAATAAACGCGTTATTGGGGTAGTCAGTAAGACTGATCTACCGGATTCCGATTCGGTTAGAGCCTGCAAAATCATGCAGGAAAATGGCATTAAAGAGCCCTACTTTGCAACCTCCACGGTGACGAATGAAGGGATTGAACAACTCCGAAGTTACTTGATGAATTTGTAGGCTTAATCATTGGGTTCAGATCATTACAGGGCCTTCAAAAGGGATGACGCATGAAGACATTAATTACGGCCGAATATGTAAAAAAACTGCACCGTGATGGTGAAGTTTCTCTGACAATGACGCCACAAAGCACGATCATAACGCCAGAAGCGCGTGATGTAGCTAAGTCTTTAGGCATTCAGATTATCGATGCTGCGGTTAATATTGCCGCTAAACCGGTCGCTCACACTGCGGCGACAAATACAGCGACAAGTACCGCCGCTCTTGCTTCTAGAAATACAGATAATACTGATCAGGCGCAGGCAATACGACGCGCTGTTGAAGCCAAACTTCCTGCGGGTAAACACGACTCGGCACTGCTCGAACAATTGGTGGCAAAGGCCATACGTGAACTGCAAGGCACTGAAAGTGGCCCTTATTGCGAACGACAAGTATCTGATAATGGCATCGTATTAGTACGAGGTGGTTCGGTAAAATTCGGTCGTTTTGACGGCGCACCAGACCAACAAATTGGTTTAACTGACGTCATCGGCAGCAGCGATAAAAGTCCTATCGCCGCTGGTTTTATGCAGTGGGAAAAATCCAGTTTTCCTTGGACTCTAAATTATGACGAAATAGAAGTCATACTCGAAGGCGAGCTGCATATTACCTGCGGTGGAAAGACGTCGATTGGTAAGCCTGGCGATGTGATGTTTGTGCCAAAGGGCTCCAGCATTGAATTTGGAACACCTACCAAAGTGCGTTTCGTTTATATCACCTACCCAGCGAATTGGGCGGATTAGTGGACAATCTGAACATGCCTTCTTTTATCACCGAGTCGTGGTTACGGCAGGAATTTGGCTTGGGTCACGGCACAGAGATACACCTGCCTGCTCATTCTAAGTTGACCCCTTCGGCGGCACAATTATTGGCCGAGCGAAAGATTCGTACTCGTTATATTGACGATGAAGGCCGGGTATATCTCTCTGAGGGTGGGTTGGGGTCGCAAGCACAATCACAGGCTCAAGCTCACTCACAAACTCATGCTCAACGTCAGACTGAGCAAAAAGTAACGCGTGTTCATCCACTCACAAGTGGTAATGCTCAACCGGCAAATAATTGTGCGGTTTGCAGCAGTCACGTCGACAAAAAACCTGAATTATTAACACTGCTCGACGACAAAGAGCTGGTGCCTAAAACCCATCCGCGAATTCGTCTTCGAGGCAAACTCGATACCTTAATCGCACAAACCGTGTTTGTGCAAACACAGTTTGATCCCGCTAAAAAATACCCTTTATTGCACAAGTTGTTGGCAGATTTACGTTCATACATTGGCAATATATTGCGCTGCGAAGTGACGGGTGAAACCTTGTTACCGTTGGGTATGGGCAAGCTTGATGATGACGTTATTCACCGTATTTCACACCAACCACTCAAGTACTTAGGGCACGACCATATTTTACCAGAACAATGTCATGGCCCTAACGTCGCACAGTTAAATTTATTACGGGCGTTGGTGCGTGAAGTAGAGCTAGAGGCATGCAGTACTTTTATTGATGATACGTACAAGCTTACTCGTGAAGACATCGTTCAAGGTTTAAATCGACTCAGCAGTGCTTTCTATGTGCTCATGTTAATTACCTTGGTCAGCGAATCCGGCATCACAGTATCATTGGAAAAGGTCGCTTCCTTATGAATGTCGTGCAGCAATGTCGCACTGAGTGCAAACAGTCACCGCAGAGAATCGTTTTTGCCGATTCTCTGGATGTGCGCGTATTACAGGCTGCCAACGAATTACAGAAGCAGGGTTTAGCCGAGCCTATTCTAATAGGTAACCCTTTTGAAATACGCGACTATGCCTATCGTAACGGAATTGCGATGCCTTGTTTTGCTGTGGTCGACCCTGAACGCTCGGGCTACCTTGAGCCGTTCGTTAATGCCTATCTTGAAAATAGTGATGCGAACACTGAGCGTGATAGTGCCGAAGCATTACTGCGCAAACCCCTTTTTTATGCAGCAATGATGGTTAAGCAAAACCAAGCTGACGTCTGTATTGCCGGTAATTTGTCGACCAGCGGTGATGTATTACGCGCTGCCTTAAAAGTGATTGGCATTGCGGAACAACATAGAACGGTTTCTTCTTTTTTTGTGATGACGTCTCCCGATGGCTCCGACGTTCGCTTGTTTGCCGATGCGGCAGTCGTTCCTGAGCCAACGGTTGAACAGCTGGCTGACATTACGATTGATACTGCCCGTAATTTTGAAAAGCTCACAGGCGAGAAGGCTCGGGTTGCCATGTTGTCATTCTCGAGCAAAGGCAGTTCGAATCATCCAGCGGCGGTGCATGTGCGCGAAGCCTTTGATTTAGTACGTCGCAAATCTCCCGATCTTATTGTCGATGGTGAGCTGCAATTTGATGCTGCCGTTGATCCTATTGTTGCCGATCATAAAGCTCCGGACAGTCCCTTACACGGATCTTCAAATGTGATGATTTTTCCATCACTCAATGCCGGAAATATTGCCTACAAAGTTGCTCAGCGCCTTGCTCATTACCAAGCGCTGGGGCCATTACTGCAAGGTTTACGAAAGCCCATGCACGATTTGTCGAGGGGATGCAGCGCCGACGATATTGTCGATATTGCGATTCTCGCGTCGTGCCTGGCAAAAAAATAATACTTTCCTGAGGAGGAATAACAATGAACGAAGCACTAGGCATTATCGAAACAAAAGGTCTGACTGCGCTGATAGAAGCGTCCGATGCCATGGTTAAAGCGGCACGCGTTGAGCTGGTTGGTTACAAGCAAATTGGTAGCGGTTTGGTTACTGCATTTGTGCGTGGCGATGTGGCGGCTTGCAAAGCAGCAACTGACGCTGGGGCCGCGGCAGCACAGCGACTGGGTGAGCTAGTTGCGGTGCATGTAATACCAAGACCGCACGGTGATTTGGAATTGATTTTTCCGATTACGCCGAGTGGTAAATCGTCTGCTGACAGTTAGTCGGCGGCCGAAAATCAATTCATAAAGAGGACACTCCCATGATGGAAGCGTTAGGCATTATTGAAACAAAAGGATTGACCGCATTAATTGAGGCGTCCGATGCCATGGTCAAGGCGGCCAGAGTTGAACTGGTGGGTTATCAACAGATTGGTCACGGTTATGTGTCTGCAATGGTAAGAGGCGATGTCGCAGCGTGTAAAGCTGCGACAGATGCTGGTGCAGCAGCGGCGCAACGCTTAGGTGAAATCGTTTCTGTGCACGTAATTCCACGGCCGCATGGCGATTTGGAAGCGATATTTCCTCTCACCCCAAAGTCAGTCAGTACGAAGAGTGCTGACACCGAAAACAGTAATAACAATACCAACAGTGCCAAAAAAACCGTGGTGAAAAAGACCGCAGGTTAACAAATGGATGGTTGAATTATGAGGCTTGCAAAAGTCATAGGTCAGGTCGTTGCAACGATACGCAGCGATCGCTTGGGTATGGATAAGTTGTCGTTGATCAAGTTTATCGATCAGTCGGGCGAGGAGGAATCTTCGGTAGCTGTGGCGGTTGATAGGCTGGGTGCTGGCGAAGGTGAATGGGTTCTCGTCGTGGGAGGGAGTTCCGCACGCATGTCGATGGATAGCAGCGGTCAGGTCCCGATTGACCTTAGCGTGGTTGGCATTGTCGATGAAGTCACCAGCAATAATTCTTCTTGGTTTCATAAGAATCAGCAGTACTAGCGGAGGTATGGCATGACACAACAGCATTTAGATTCACAGCAACTCGAAATGATCGTAAAGCGAGTGATTGAGCAGTTGCATGCACCTCAAAAAGACGGCGAGCGCTATGGCGTGTACCAAACCTTAGACGATGCCGTCGCCGCCGCGAAGATTGCTCAACCTCAAATTCGCAGTCTGGCCAAGCGTAACGCCATTATCGCTTCCATTCGTAAATTGGCGAGCGAACATATACAAGAACTGTCTGAGTTGGCGGTGCAAGAAACGGGATTTGGTCGAGTGAGTGACAAAATTCGCAAGAATCGCTTAGTCATCGACAGAACTCCTGGCACAGAGGTGCTCATTCCCATGGCCATCACGGGTGATCATGGTTTATCGCTGGTGGAAAATGCGCCGTGGGGTGTTATCGCTTCGGTCACACCTTCTACCAATCCGTCGGCAACGATTATAAATAACAGTATCAGCATGATTGCAGCCGGAAATGCCGTTGTATTTTCGCCTCACCCAGCGGCAAAAGCCGTATCGCAACGCACGATTCAATTGGTCAATCAGGCATCGGTAAAAGCAGGCGGGCCTAACGGTATTGTCACGTGCTTAGAGGTTCCCACTCTTGAAGCGGCAACGCAGTTATTTTCTTATCCGGGTATTCATCTATTGACCGTCACCGGAGGCGACGCAGTGGTATCGGCGGCGCGTAAAGTAACAGACAAGCGACTTATTGCCGCAGGTCCTGGTAATCCTCCTGTCGTAGTTGATGAAACCGCAGACATTGAGCGCGCTGCCATTAGCATCGTGCAGGGCGCCTCTTTTGATAACAATATTGTGTGTGTAGACGAAAAAGAAATCATCGCCGTCGAGTCGATTGCTGATGCTTTAAAAGCTGCAATGGTGAGAAATGGTGCGGTAGAGATATCTGCACAACAGGCTGAGGCCGTTGCGCAACTGGTATTGCATGATTACCCAGGTCCAAAAGCAGCGCCTAAAAGTGAATGGGTGGGGCGAGATGCGGCGAAGATTGCCGCCGCCGCAGGTTTTGAAGTGCCTGCTTCAACGCGTTTGCTGTTATTGGAAGCAGATTACGACCATGTTTTTGCTCGTACTGAAATGATGATGCCAGTGATTGCGATGAGCAGAGCCCGTGATTGCGATCAAGCAATTGATTGGGCGATTGAACTAGAGAATGACAATAAACACTCCGCCGCCATGCATTCGCGCAATATTGACAATCTATCGCGTATGGCAGAAGAAATTAATACCAGTTTATTCGTCAAAAATGGTCCTTGTATCGCAGGTTTAGGTGCTGGTGGTGAGGGGTGGGCGTCAATGACTATTTCCACACCCACTGGCGAGGGCGTTACCAATGCTGCAACGTTTGTACGCAAGCGTCGCTGCACCTTAGTAGACGCATTTCGGATTGTATAAGGGGGATTTATGAATAGCAGTATGACAGCCGTAAACGAATTATTGATAGAGGCTGCGACTATGGTTAATGACGATAGTTTGGCGCCTTATCGTGGGTCATTTAAAGTGGGCATTGACTTGGGCACCGCTGATATTCAAACCGTTGTGCTGGATGAAAATAACCAGCCGTTGGCGTGTTATTTAGACTGGGCCGATGTCGTCCAAGATGGTGTTGTTGTGGATTATCACGGCGCTTGTCTGATTGTGAAAGACCAATTGCGTCGCGCTAACGAACGCTTGGGTATCGATATTGAACAGGCAACGACCTCGTTTCCCCCGGGCACAGACCCTCGAATCTCGATTAACGTGGTTGAATCTGCTGGCATTGAAGTGGCCGGTGTTATTGATGAACCCAGCAGCGTTGCCACGTTGTTGAAATTACAGAACGCCGCGGTGGTGGATATTGGGGGTGGCACTACTGGCACCGCTATTATCGAAAATGGCCAGGTCGTCAAATCAGTCGACGATCCTACTGGGGGGCACCATATTACGCTGACCCTGGCAGGTCATCACCACATGTCCTATGAAGACGCCGAACTATTGAAGCGCAGTGATACGTCCGGCGAAGTGTTGTCGATCGTGAAACCCGTGATTGCGAAAATGGCCGACCTAGTAAAGCAGCATATTGCTGAGCACGCCCCACCTGCGATATACCTCACTGGCGGTTGTTGTGCATTACAGGGTTTTGCCAAGGTCTTTGCGGCTGAATTTCAGGATGTAGAGGTCATATTTCCCACGCAGCCGTTGTATTTAACGCCGTTGGCCATTGCCGCGTTTGGTGCTACCGAAAGCGTGCGCCAGCAACGGGCTGGTTAGCATGACGACTTCATTGGATGCCTCATCAATAGATGCTTCTGTCATTACTAGCATCATTACTCACACAGTCGATGAGCTAACGCCCAAAAACTTGTTTAATTTTAATTCGCCACGCCAAACCATCGTGGGCGAAGGATCAATACTGAAGCTTGGAACATTGCTGCAAACGCTGAATGTGAAACACGTATTAATCGTCGCTGACGAAGTCGTTTATCAAAAAGGTTTATTGGCGAGCGCACTGCGTTGTCTGGCTCGGGCCAACATAGCAGTCACGGTATTTTCTGGTATCGAGCGCGAACCTTCTAGTGATGTTGTAGAGCAAGGCGTGGCAATGCTCGCACAGAGTAAGGCTGATTTTGTATTGGGATTTGGGGGCGGTTCAGCCATGGATGCGGCGAAGGCCATTGCTCTATTAGGGAGCTGCAATGCCAGCCTTGATGAGTTAACAGAACCTGGCTTTGATCAGCGCCGAACCATCGGTCTTGGTGCAGTGCCGACCACCGCAGGCACAGGCTCAGAAGTCACTGATATCAGTGTCATTATGCACGCCGATCGCAGCAAAAAATTCATTGCCAAAAATCTTGATTTAATGCCCGACCTCGCCGTGATTGACCCTACTTTGATGTTGGGTTTGCCCGCGTCGGTGACCGCCGCGACGGGTATTGATGCCTTGACCCACGCCATTGAAGCGTATGTTGCGCACGGCGCCAACCACTTATCTCAAGCGCTGGCGATCTCAGCGATTAAAGTAATACCCCATGCGCTCTCCATTGCAGTCGGCGATGGCACAGAGTTGTCCGCTCGGTTGGAAATGGCCGTCGCGTCTTATAGTGCGGGCCTGTCTTTTAGTAATTCTGGTTTGGGCTTAGTACATGCATTGTCGCATCAGGTCGGTGCGCAATATGGCGTTGCACATGGCGTAGCCAATGGCATTCTTTTGCCTCACGTAATGACCTTTAACGCCTTGGTGTGTCGCAGGGAATACGCCGATATCGCGCGTGCATTAGGAGCAACGAACGAAGGTATGAACGAGCGACAGCAATGTGAGGCCGGTATTGAATCCGTGCGTCAGTTACTGAGCGATATTGGCTTGCCGAATAGCTTTGCAGAATTTGGTTTGGCGGTGGAAGATTTTGGCGAGCTAGCCGACGCCACCTTGCAGGATATCTGTATTACAACCAACCCTCGGCGCGTGACAAAAACAGACATTATTCAACTTTTACAACAGGTCGCTAACGGATAGCGATCGGCATTAATTCACTGGAGAAAAGAGCATGGAATTACTAAACCAGATTATCCTCTACATTATGATGACCTTTATGGTCATTGGTGCGCTAGATCGTATTCTTCAGCAGTTTGGCGGTTCTGAGCCGGTGCTCGGTAAAATTGGCTTAGGCCGCGTAGGCAAATCGATTGGCGGTGCCGGAAGTCAGTTCGAAGAGGGGTTTAATGCCATGGGGGCTTTAGCCCTAGCGATGGTTGGTATTATCGCAATTGCCCCCGTATTGGCTAAAATATTATCGCCTATCGTGGTGCCTATTTATACAGCATTGGGCGCTGATCCTGCCATGTTTGCCACGACCTTGCTGGCTAACGATATGGGTGGGTATTTTCTTGCTAAAGAAATGGCGACAGCCGTGGATGGCACCATCAATTATGGTGCTTGGATGTATGCAGGCCTAATTCTAGGCGCGATGATGGGGCCGACCATCGTTTTCTCTATTCCAGTCGCCGTGGGCATAATCGATATCAAAGATCGTCCCTATCTGGCCGCAGGTGTCTTGGCGGGTATTGTCACGATTCCTTTAGGCTGTATTGCCGGTGGTTTGGCGGCGATGGCTTCGACCGTAATGGTGCCGGGGACCGAACAGGCGATTGAATTCAATCTGCCGTTGATCTTTATGAACTTGATTCCCGTGCTGATCGTATCGGCCTTAATCGCAGCGGGATTGTGGGCTATGCCTCAACGCATGATTAACGGCTTTGCCATCTTCGCTAAGTTTTTAGTGGCGTTTATCACGCTTGGGCTTATGTCAGCGGTATTGGAGACGACGGTGGGGATTACCTTGATTCCCGGTATGGACCCTATCTTTATGGCCGAAGGCGATATTCCAGGAGTCGATATGCGCGCTATCGAAGTGATTGGTTCTATCGCCATTATTCTTCTGGGTGCTTATCCGATGGTCTTGTTATTAACCCGTTGGTTTGAAAAACCTTTGCTAAAAATGGGCGGTGTATTGAAGGTTAACCCTGTCGCTGCAACCGGCTTAATTGCTACCTTAGCCAATAACATTCCTATGTTTCAGGTCATGAAAGACATGGATAGCCGCGGCAAAATTTTATGCTCAGCCTTTGCGGTGAGTGCAGCATTTACCTTTGGTGACCATCTTGGATTCACGGCAGCCAATAAGCCAGACATGATCATGGCGGTTATTATTGGCAAATTGGTGGGAGGGATTACCGCTGTACTATTCGCCATGATGTTGGCCGATAAAATGATTGCCTCGATAGAAAATAATTCACCGACTTCTGACGTAGCAGAGACCGCTAATGAGTCGTAAAACGGTGCACAGCGTAGGTATTGATATTGGTACCACAACGACTCAAGTCATATTTTCACAATTGACGATGGTTAATCGTGCGCCCGTCACGCAGGTGCCACGGTATGAATTTGTGGAGCGCAATATTTGCTTTCAAAGCCCCGTTAGTCGCACGCCCCTGACGGATGACGGCTTGGTTGATATCGATCGTTTACAAGCATTCATTGATGCTCAGTTTGTCGCGGCCGAACTGACGCTAGAAGACATAGAAACAGGGGCCATTATTATTACGGGTGAATCCTCCAAGGCGATCAATGCACGCGACGCCATTATGGGATTGGCTGATCGCTTGGGTGATTTTGTTGTCGCCACCGCTGGGCCTAATTTGGAATCGGTTATCGCAGGGCGCGGTAGCGGCGCTGGGGAATACTCCAAGGCGCACCACGCCCGAGTGCTCAACATCGATATTGGTGGTGGTACGAGCAATTACGTGGTGTTTGAAAGCGGTAATGTGGTGGATACGGCTTGCCTGAATGTAGGGGGGCATTTACTTGAAACCGATACTCAGGGCGGTGTGATAAAAATACACAAACCCGCCCGTCTTGTTATTGCCGAATTGTTTGGCGATCACGTCGATGCAGCGCAGCTCGATCATGACCGCGTTAAAAAAGTCGTCAATCGCATGGCTGAATTAATTGTGGAATGCATCAGTGCTACGCCTTCGACGCTATGCAATCAACTGATGATGACTCCTGCACTTCAGGGAGATAAAGGCTTTGATGTGATCTTTCTTAGCGGGGGCGTAGGTGACTGTTATTACCAACTGCGCGACGCTGAGCTTGATGCGTTTAAATGGCAAGATATCGGCGTGTTGTTAGCCGGCGCGTTATTAAAAAATTCTCAGTTAGGGGCCTATACGGTTAAGCAACCATCACAAACTTTGCAAGCCACCGTGATCGGTGCAGGTGCCTATTCGCTGTCGCTGTCGGGGGCTTCAATTTGGTTAAATACCGACGAGCTTCCGGTGCGAAATATTCCCGTGGTGCAACCCAATATAGATTGGCAGCAAGCTGAACCTAATGTTTGCGAACACATAATCAGCGCTGGCAAGCGTATGGATTTACGCTTGGGCGAAGACCGCTACGCCATCGCCTTTGATAACCGTATGCCGGTTAATTATAAATCGGTCAGTCACACGGCGCAGCAGCTAGCCACCTATTTTCTGCAACATGGTAATAAGCGTGATCCCGCAATTGTGATAACGCAAAACGATTTAGGCAAAGTCCTCGGCATGGAATTACAACCGTTAATTGACCCGCAACAATTGCTGGTGATTGACGAAGTACGTGCTCGCGAAGGCGATTTTATCGATATTGGTCAGAGTTTTTTTGACGGCGACGTAGTGCCGCTAACCATCAAGTCACTGGCATTCCCGGCATAGGACAAGGAGATTTTTATGAGATTAAAAACGACATTATTTGGGAAGGTCTACCAGTTTCGTGACGTGAAAGACGTCTTGGCCAAAGCCAACGAACTGCGTTCTGGAGATGTGCTGGCAGGCATTGCCGCAGAAACGGCGCAGCAAAGGGTTGCCGCCAAGCAAGTACTTGGCGATATGAGTCTGCAAACGCTACGGGAAAACCCTATTGTTCCATATGAGATAGACGCGATTACCCGTGTGATTCAAGACGCGGTCAATACCTCTGTGTACGACGAGATCAAGAACTGGACCGTCAGTGAACTGCGTGAATATATCTTGGGTGATGGCCCGACGCATGAAGACTATGAACGTTTACGCAAAGGCCTCACATCAGAGATGGTTGCTGCCGTGTGTAAAATTTGTTCAAACGCCGACTTAATGGTTGGGGCAAAAAAGTTGTACGTGATATCAAAAGCCAATTGTACCTTGGGTATTCCAGGCCGTTTTTCTTCGCGCTTACAACCGAACGATACCCGTGATGATATTGACAGTATTATTACGCAGACTTACGAAGGTCTTTCTTATGGCTGCGGTGATGCTGTTATTGGTGTTAATCCCGTTACCGAGTCGGTCGAAAATACCCGCCGTATTCTTGATGCCCTGAAAGAAGTTACCGACAAATGGAATATTCCGACCCAGAGTTGTGTGCTAGCGCATGTGACCAATCAGATGGCGGCGATTGAAAAGGGCGCACCTGGTGGACTGATTTTCCAAAGTTTATCGGGCACCGAAAAAGGCCTAAATGAGTTTGGGGTGACGGTTAAAATGCTCGACGAAGCCTACGACCTTGGCAAGCACTACTGCAATCTCGCCGGCGACAATATGATGTATTTCGAGACAGGGCAAGGTTCGGCGTTGTCGGCGAATGCGCATTATGGCGCTGACCAAGTGACCGTTGAAGCGCGTAATTATGGTCTTGCTAAGCGCTACAATCCTCACTTGCTCAATACGGTGGTTGGTTTTATCGGCCCTGAGTATCTGTTCAACCATCAACAAATTACCCGTGCCGCATTAGAAGATCATTTTATGGGCAAGCTCACGGGCATCCCTATGGGATGTGATGCTTGCTATACCAATCATGCTGATACCGACCAAAATTCGAATGAAAATCTGAACGTATTGCTCGCGGCGGCAGGTTGTAATTATGTGATGTCATTGCCATTGGGTGACGACATTATGCTGAATTACCAAACAACGAGTTATCACGACGTTGCGACTGCGCGACGCTTGCTGGGCTATCGACCTGCTCCAGAATTTGAAGCGTGGATGGAAACGATGGGCTTGATGGAAAACGGTGAATTGACGGCCCGCGCGGGCGATCCTTCCATATTTTTTTGATTAAAGGTGATAACCATGGATGAGCAAAGTATTCAAAGTATCGTGAAGTCGGTGCTACGCGAACTGGGTGAGACTAATCTTCCAGAGGGCAAAATCATGACGATAAAGCCTGATGAAACCGACAGTGCGCCTGCCGCGTTGTCTGCTGAAAAAATAAATACCGATGCGAACGCACAAACAGAGACAGACAGTAAAGAGAGTCTGGAAGACCTGAGTCTGGATAAATTTATCCGCTGGAATGGCATTCGCAATGCCCATAACGCAAGTATTAACGACGACATGATCAGCCAAACAGGAGCGCGTGTTTGTCAGGGTAGGGCGGGTCCGCGACCACGTACTATTTCTTTATTACGTTTTCTTGCCGACCATTCGCGCTCCAAGGATACCGTGATTAAAGAGATCGATTCTGAGTGGTTGGTCGAACGTAATTTGTTGGAAGTGACGTCACGCTCAAGTGATAAAAGTGAGTATCTGACTCGCCCTGATTTAGGCCGACAGCTGTCTGATGAGGGTAAAAAACTCGTACTGGAAAAGTGCAAAAAGTCCCCACAGGTACAAGTCATTATTTCTGATGGTTTGAGCACCGACGCCGTCACCAGTAATTACGATGAAATTCTGCCACCGTTATTGAAGGGGCTAGAAAATGCAGGCTTCGATGTAGGCACTCCGTTCTTTCTGCGTTACGGACGTGTTAAAGCACAGGATGAAGTTGGTTATATGTTGCAAGCAGAGGTGAATTTGTTGTTGATCGGCGAACGCCCTGGGCTTGGACAATCTGAAAGCCTGAGTTGTTACTGCGTTTATAAACCAAGCCCAGAGACGGTGGAGTCAGATCGCATGGTGATTTCCAATATCCATAAGTCGGGCACTCCTCCGGTCGAGGCGGCCGCGGTTATTGTTGATCTTACCAAAAAAATGCTGGAGCAAAAGGCCAGCGGACTCAATTTGAAACGCTAAGTCCATGCGGAAAATATCACGCGTAGACAACTATAAAGGACAAGTAATATGAGTGTATTAGACGAACTTAAAGCATCGGTACTTGCAACTCGGGTCATCGCTTCGGTAGACCAAGGCATGATAGAGCTATTTAAACTGAATAAAGACCAGCGTTGCATAGGCATACTGACGGCCGATTGTGATGACGTGACCTATGTCGCGATTGAT
Protein-coding sequences here:
- the eutS gene encoding Ethanolamine utilization protein EutS, producing the protein MSQFSKDSSSGIERIIQEYVPGKQVTLAHLLANPTEELCHKVGVEHAEAIGILTLTPGETAIIAGDVATKFASVEIGFLDRFSGALVVTGSIGAVDEALSSVLETLETVLGYRVCPATRT
- a CDS encoding Putative ethanolamine utilization protein gives rise to the protein MVGEVGCGKTALMKALLQSDGEVRKTQAAEYHEHNVIDTPGEFIGRPAYYGALLATVVGISTIVYLQPANSNAFSMPSGLLLVYPNKRVIGVVSKTDLPDSDSVRACKIMQENGIKEPYFATSTVTNEGIEQLRSYLMNL
- a CDS encoding Ethanolamine utilisation EutQ family protein, with the protein product MKTLITAEYVKKLHRDGEVSLTMTPQSTIITPEARDVAKSLGIQIIDAAVNIAAKPVAHTAATNTATSTAALASRNTDNTDQAQAIRRAVEAKLPAGKHDSALLEQLVAKAIRELQGTESGPYCERQVSDNGIVLVRGGSVKFGRFDGAPDQQIGLTDVIGSSDKSPIAAGFMQWEKSSFPWTLNYDEIEVILEGELHITCGGKTSIGKPGDVMFVPKGSSIEFGTPTKVRFVYITYPANWAD
- the eutT gene encoding Ethanolamine utilization cobalamin adenosyltransferase, which produces MPSFITESWLRQEFGLGHGTEIHLPAHSKLTPSAAQLLAERKIRTRYIDDEGRVYLSEGGLGSQAQSQAQAHSQTHAQRQTEQKVTRVHPLTSGNAQPANNCAVCSSHVDKKPELLTLLDDKELVPKTHPRIRLRGKLDTLIAQTVFVQTQFDPAKKYPLLHKLLADLRSYIGNILRCEVTGETLLPLGMGKLDDDVIHRISHQPLKYLGHDHILPEQCHGPNVAQLNLLRALVREVELEACSTFIDDTYKLTREDIVQGLNRLSSAFYVLMLITLVSESGITVSLEKVASL
- the pta gene encoding Phosphate acetyltransferase, which encodes MNVVQQCRTECKQSPQRIVFADSLDVRVLQAANELQKQGLAEPILIGNPFEIRDYAYRNGIAMPCFAVVDPERSGYLEPFVNAYLENSDANTERDSAEALLRKPLFYAAMMVKQNQADVCIAGNLSTSGDVLRAALKVIGIAEQHRTVSSFFVMTSPDGSDVRLFADAAVVPEPTVEQLADITIDTARNFEKLTGEKARVAMLSFSSKGSSNHPAAVHVREAFDLVRRKSPDLIVDGELQFDAAVDPIVADHKAPDSPLHGSSNVMIFPSLNAGNIAYKVAQRLAHYQALGPLLQGLRKPMHDLSRGCSADDIVDIAILASCLAKK
- a CDS encoding Ethanolamine utilization protein, similar to EutM, with the translated sequence MNEALGIIETKGLTALIEASDAMVKAARVELVGYKQIGSGLVTAFVRGDVAACKAATDAGAAAAQRLGELVAVHVIPRPHGDLELIFPITPSGKSSADS
- a CDS encoding ethanolamine utilization protein, similar to EutM, with protein sequence MMEALGIIETKGLTALIEASDAMVKAARVELVGYQQIGHGYVSAMVRGDVAACKAATDAGAAAAQRLGEIVSVHVIPRPHGDLEAIFPLTPKSVSTKSADTENSNNNTNSAKKTVVKKTAG
- the eutN gene encoding Ethanolamine utilization protein EutN; translation: MRLAKVIGQVVATIRSDRLGMDKLSLIKFIDQSGEEESSVAVAVDRLGAGEGEWVLVVGGSSARMSMDSSGQVPIDLSVVGIVDEVTSNNSSWFHKNQQY